The Bacillota bacterium genomic sequence ACGAAGTTGCAGCTCCATGATGCGGCACCTTTAAGAAGTCGGCATTTAGCTTATCCCCATATAAATTAACAAGTTCAACCTCGCGGCTCTTATAAAGATCTCCGCAGAATAAAAAGGTTTTTTGCCCGTATGTCATTTTCAAAACTATGGATCGATCATTAAGAAAATACGCATTATCTTCCGGTACAAAGTTTTTTGGTATAACAATATCCGGTTCAGGGTTAAGCACTTCAACTTTGATATCGCTGCCAAAATCAAACGTATCACCACGTTTAAGATATACGTTTTTACACCCGTTACGGGTTATAGCCTCGTTAAACTTTTTGTTGATTTCGGTATTGTAGGGCATATCGGTTGTGTAAACAGTGTCCGCTTTAAAAGTATCCAGTACAGTCGGCATCCCGCCTATATGATCGACATGGCGATGTGTGGCAACTACATAATCGAGTTTGCCGATATTCAGTTTCTTTAGATAGCCTACAAGCTGGCTAGAACACTCAGGAAGTCCAGCATCAATAAGCATTGTTTTACCGTCTGGCGATTTTAGAAGAAGACTGTCCCCAGATTTATCTTTAGCGTCTAGCTTAAATGCGCGAATAGTAAACTGTCCCTTATCTCCTGATGTGTCAAAAATCGCATTACAGCCAGTAAAAAGTATTAAGACAGCAAGCAAAAGGCTAATAATTCTAATATATTTAAACCTCATAATTTCATCCCCACGTGCTGTACAGATACTGCTGTACAGCTGCGCCTCTTTGAGGCGAGCGCCCTACCGAATTTAATATTTGATAAATTTAAGCAGCCGGGTAAATTCCGGCTGCTTGTCAGTATTATTTTAAAGATGCATTTGCAACGCCTTTAACCACATACTTCTGAAGAGCAATAAACAAAATTACTATAGGAAGGATAGCAAGAACTGACCCTGCCATGATCTCATTAAAGTTTTGAACTTCAAGTCCGGCATATGCGCGTTTGAGTTTTGCAAGTCCCAGAGTAATAGGTCTGACTGTTTCCTTATTAGTTACTATAAGAGGCCAGAAATACTGATTCCAACCATTTATAAAGGTAATAATTGTAAGGGTTATAACAGTAGGCTTACACATCGGGACGAGTATTTTGAAAATAAGCCCAATACGTCCGATCCCATCGATTCTGCCTGCCTCGAGATAGTTGTCATTTATTGATTTAAATGTTTGTCTCAATAGAAAAATTGCATATGCAGAAACAGCGTTTGGTATTATTAATCCTGCAAACGTATCTATCCATTTTAGCTTTGCAACAATAAGGTACAGTGGAATGAATATTGCCTGATGAGGAACCATCATTGCGCCGAGAACCAGCAAAAACATTTTGTCACGTCCCCAGAAAGAGCCCTTTGCAAATCCGTATGCCGCAAATATACCTATTACAAGCTGCAATACCATAATTCCTACAGTCATTATAATAGTATTTTTCGTATACAGTCCAAACGGTGCAGCTTTCATTACAACTGAAAAGTTTTCAAAATGGAATTGAGATGGCCAAAGCGTAGGCACTGCCTGCAAAACTTCCTGCTGAGACTTTACCGATGTTATAAACATCCAATAAATCGGAAACATCATTATAAGTGTTACCGCAAGTGCTAAGATAAACTGAAGAGAAAAGAATAAACGTTTTTTAACAAGTGGTGACATATATATTTACTCTCCCCCTTAACCTTCGTAATGAACATTCTTGTTAGTAACACGCATTGTGAGCGCAGTAAACAGTAACAAGAACAAGAAGAACAAAACGACTACTGCCGATGCACGGCCAGTCTTGTAGTCTACAAATCCTAGTTCGTAAATCCAGTAAACAATAACCTTTGTTGCATTTAAAGGTCCGCCGTTTGTCATAACTTCTACCGACTGGAATACTTTCATTGAATCTATAAAAGTTGTAACAAATATAAATAGCGTAGTCGGTGATAAAAGGGGAAGTGTTATACTTGTAAATTGTTTAAATAATCCGGCGCCGTCAAGGCTTGCAGCTTCGTAATAGTCAACAGGAATGCCCCTTATACCGGAAAGAAAAATCATCATAGTATAACCGACGGCTTTCCACCCTGTTAGCATTACTATTGCAAACAGTGCGTTCTTTGAAGAGTTAAGCCATTCTATTTTTGCAAAGCCCAATTTTTCAAGGAAAATGTTTAGTATGCCAAAATCAGTATTTAAAATCCAAGTAAAAATAACAGCTCCGGTAGACATTGCAATATAATGCGGCATAAAGACGATAGAACGCATTATTGAAAAGCTTTTTGACATATTGTTAAAAAGTGCTGCAAGAAGAATACCAATTACGATAGCAATAAGCACTTCTAAAAACGTGTATTCAAAAGTTACTCTTATTGAATCTTTAAACGTATCCCAACCTGTCCCAGCAAACAGCCACTTGTAATTATCAAAACCCTTAAAGTGTTTTGTGGACTTAAGCAGGTTCCAATCTGTAAGGCTTATATAAAATGAATTAAATACAGGATAATAAGTTAACACGAATAAAAAAAGCAGGGACGGCGCGACACACAGAAAATCCTTAAATTTTTCGGCTTTTCGGTAGTTAGTCAGTCTTTTATTAGCC encodes the following:
- a CDS encoding MBL fold metallo-hydrolase, whose translation is MRFKYIRIISLLLAVLILFTGCNAIFDTSGDKGQFTIRAFKLDAKDKSGDSLLLKSPDGKTMLIDAGLPECSSQLVGYLKKLNIGKLDYVVATHRHVDHIGGMPTVLDTFKADTVYTTDMPYNTEINKKFNEAITRNGCKNVYLKRGDTFDFGSDIKVEVLNPEPDIVIPKNFVPEDNAYFLNDRSIVLKMTYGQKTFLFCGDLYKSREVELVNLYGDKLNADFLKVPHHGAATS
- a CDS encoding carbohydrate ABC transporter permease, whose amino-acid sequence is MSPLVKKRLFFSLQFILALAVTLIMMFPIYWMFITSVKSQQEVLQAVPTLWPSQFHFENFSVVMKAAPFGLYTKNTIIMTVGIMVLQLVIGIFAAYGFAKGSFWGRDKMFLLVLGAMMVPHQAIFIPLYLIVAKLKWIDTFAGLIIPNAVSAYAIFLLRQTFKSINDNYLEAGRIDGIGRIGLIFKILVPMCKPTVITLTIITFINGWNQYFWPLIVTNKETVRPITLGLAKLKRAYAGLEVQNFNEIMAGSVLAILPIVILFIALQKYVVKGVANASLK
- a CDS encoding sugar ABC transporter permease, coding for MEKENQLSPAVSKQANKRLTNYRKAEKFKDFLCVAPSLLFLFVLTYYPVFNSFYISLTDWNLLKSTKHFKGFDNYKWLFAGTGWDTFKDSIRVTFEYTFLEVLIAIVIGILLAALFNNMSKSFSIMRSIVFMPHYIAMSTGAVIFTWILNTDFGILNIFLEKLGFAKIEWLNSSKNALFAIVMLTGWKAVGYTMMIFLSGIRGIPVDYYEAASLDGAGLFKQFTSITLPLLSPTTLFIFVTTFIDSMKVFQSVEVMTNGGPLNATKVIVYWIYELGFVDYKTGRASAVVVLFFLFLLLFTALTMRVTNKNVHYEG